Below is a window of Nicotiana tabacum cultivar K326 chromosome 19, ASM71507v2, whole genome shotgun sequence DNA.
TTACGAAGAAAACGAAAGTATTGCTAGTCTTGAAAAGAAAAGGATGGAACGAAGTCGTGGAAACGGAGTGGGTTAGGACATTTAAAAATGGTTATTtagggataaaatagtaaaattattggccaaactaaaagtgcttataagcttaAAATTCataagttgggggagaccaacttatggcttttggcttataAGCGCtcgacttataagcacttttagtatttaccaaacgcgtagataaacTAAAAACTGCTTATGAGTTTTTAGTTTGACCGCTTATACCTTGCTTCCCGTTGGGAGATGTTGATTTGACCGCTTTTGGTGGCAACTTTCGAGGATGCCTTGACTAATCATATGTTATGAGTCCAGTATTAAGATTACTATAGAAAATTAGTTTACGGAGTGATGTTAAATTACAGCTAGAATTATCATCATCacatcaatataaacttttatttttataaaccaATTCTACAGGTTTTTGAAAATGATTACGATGAAAATGTAATAAATATGTATTGCAATTGTTAAATGTCATGTCTAACAATTTTCACATTATATCTGACTTGTGAAAGTCAAAAAGAATCTAAATCAACAAGGGAACAAATGGTAAAGCCGAAGACCACCAATCGAACTAGAGATACACCTACGAACCAGTATCTGTTGGCTTTCATTCATATATGCAATTTGTTACACtgaataagccataataaaatcTGTGCGAAGTTACACATTTTTAGTTCATTATTATTGATTACACGTACAGTAAGTGCATGCTGATGCTTAGCTTGAATGCTCTGAGAAAAATCAACTGAACAAAAATTTGCCTGCAGAAACTTGGGCGCGGTGTCTGTGTTGGTTCATTTTTCACTATTATCGCTTTCTCTTTTAATGGGATCAGAACTTACTACAGGAAGATTTCTCCTGTACTGAGTAGATGTCAACCTTCTCTCAAGAGGAGTTTTCCGCTTACTCACCACAAACCTGTTAACCCCCTTGCGCATTGGCATTATCGATGGGAAGTCTTCATCTGGTATCTGACTCAATTCAGAAATGTCTTTTATCTGAGCAACACGGCGGAACCACCTCTCAGCTTTGGCTTCTTCAGACATGTCCAAGGGATCTGGTTCCTTCACAGCAGACCCCTCCAAGCTCTTTCCTGACCATCCACTTCTGATATTCTGGTTTCCAGGCAGCTGGGGTGAACCCACTCCCCCAGTCTCGGAAGGGGATACATCATCTTTCACCGAGTTTCTACTGCCACTACTATCAGTGCTTGAAGCATCGGAAGCAAGAGAAGTCTCGCCTATATTTCCAATATGAGGGAACCCCTGATCTCCAGAGAAATTTGAACTTGCAAACCTTGAGCTTGTAAATCGATCATCAGTTCTTTGTACAGTGTTCATATCTGTGAACTTATATCCAGGATCATCTGACTTTTGATGTGTCTTCTCTACATCTGCCGTCTCAGAATAGGTTTTGGAACTGGATATAGATGAAGTTTCAACCCTAGACACAGAGGAAGAATCTGCATTATCTGCCTGTTGTGTGTCCTTTTTCGCAAAGTAGCCAGGAGGGAATGGAACAAATGGGACAAAGCTACTATTGTTTGCCTGCTCCATGGCCACTTGTCTTTTGTACATTGGAGATGTCAAAGAACGATCTTTCTTCTTGCTAACTACAAATCTGTTTTCTCCTTTACGCATTGGCATAATCTCCGGGAAGTCATCATCAGAGATGGCACTAGGTAAGTCTTTGACATCATGTAGCTCCGCAATTTTCTTGAACCAGCTCGctgacttctcagcttgttctcTCTCTTTATCCTTGCTGAATGGGCGATTTGACTCCAACTTCTCCACGGACGTTCCAAAGTCATTGCCGACACTTGCTGAGCTTGTTTGGTGACTAGTCTCAGGAGAGTGAAAGATACCAGCTTTTTCATTCACTTTCTCGTCCATGACTGAAGTTTGATTCTTTTTATCAAACATGTCTGTTGGTAATGGCACAAATGGAACATGGTTAGAACTTTTTCCTCTATGATAAATAGCTGACTCAGTGTTTTCATCAGCAGCAATACCCGAATAACTTGTTCGAGATGTTTGATCCATATTCTGCTTCATTGATGTGTCAATGATATTATTCGCAGCTCCAGTCAAAGTCTCACCTTCTGGGATAACATTGTTACCCAAGTTCATGTTGTACTGGGAGTTCGCCAATCTCCTTTCCAAGGGTGTTTTCCTTGTGCTCACGACAAATTTATTTTCTCCTTTCCTCAATGGCATTATTTCAGGAAAATCTTCATCAGCCGCTGCACTATCGATATCAGATGCATTGTTCATCTGAGAAACCTTAGAAAACCAACGCTGTGCCTTCTCCTCATTCTCAGCCAACCTAGGATCAATACCATTTGCATACGCAGAGTTCCCGTTGAACCCTGTCGCTGAACTGGAGTGAGTAGTTCCAAGTG
It encodes the following:
- the LOC107792096 gene encoding zinc finger protein VAR3, chloroplastic isoform X2, which translates into the protein MGGTSRFISLFATPFPTLLNHLRRPSLLHLRRFPSASRRFTVYSHAHISPLSPINSSQQQQQFHAQPINNSNNPLNSSSSCFISHPWPEWCSFISVLTANGQLAPAVEDSFVAYEELSDDFVRAASVCLTFARERPDLIGSLSRRDIEIVVSNGTPFLFKAALETARRMRAFLGIGGSTVLDRDNANTSDLMKELIESSCRNLLLELVEVSCGTPAVNLPSPEQYQFSGRYGQTPRPIRQNLVMKRGDWICQRCNFMNFARNNKCLECEEPRPRRQLTGGEWECPQCYFFNYGRNVVCLKCDFGRPAGVSLGTTHSSSATGFNGNSAYANGIDPRLAENEEKAQRWFSKVSQMNNASDIDSAAADEDFPEIMPLRKGENKFVVSTRKTPLERRLANSQYNMNLGNNVIPEGETLTGAANNIIDTSMKQNMDQTSRTSYSGIAADENTESAIYHRGKSSNHVPFVPLPTDMFDKKNQTSVMDEKVNEKAGIFHSPETSHQTSSASVGNDFGTSVEKLESNRPFSKDKEREQAEKSASWFKKIAELHDVKDLPSAISDDDFPEIMPMRKGENRFVVSKKKDRSLTSPMYKRQVAMEQANNSSFVPFVPFPPGYFAKKDTQQADNADSSSVSRVETSSISSSKTYSETADVEKTHQKSDDPGYKFTDMNTVQRTDDRFTSSRFASSNFSGDQGFPHIGNIGETSLASDASSTDSSGSRNSVKDDVSPSETGGVGSPQLPGNQNIRSGWSGKSLEGSAVKEPDPLDMSEEAKAERWFRRVAQIKDISELSQIPDEDFPSIMPMRKGVNRFVVSKRKTPLERRLTSTQYRRNLPVVSSDPIKRESDNSEK
- the LOC107792096 gene encoding zinc finger protein VAR3, chloroplastic isoform X1 codes for the protein MGGTSRFISLFATPFPTLLNHLRRPSLLHLRRFPSASRRFTVYSHAHISPLSPINSSQQQQQFHAQPINNSNNPLNSSSSCFISHPWPEWCSFISVLTANGQLAPAVEDSFVAYEELSDDFVRAASVCLTFARERPDLIGSLSRRDIEIVVSNGTPFLFKAALETARRMRAFLGIGGSTVLDRDNANTSDLMKYILSYASKPTVSSENNSLYGRELIESSCRNLLLELVEVSCGTPAVNLPSPEQYQFSGRYGQTPRPIRQNLVMKRGDWICQRCNFMNFARNNKCLECEEPRPRRQLTGGEWECPQCYFFNYGRNVVCLKCDFGRPAGVSLGTTHSSSATGFNGNSAYANGIDPRLAENEEKAQRWFSKVSQMNNASDIDSAAADEDFPEIMPLRKGENKFVVSTRKTPLERRLANSQYNMNLGNNVIPEGETLTGAANNIIDTSMKQNMDQTSRTSYSGIAADENTESAIYHRGKSSNHVPFVPLPTDMFDKKNQTSVMDEKVNEKAGIFHSPETSHQTSSASVGNDFGTSVEKLESNRPFSKDKEREQAEKSASWFKKIAELHDVKDLPSAISDDDFPEIMPMRKGENRFVVSKKKDRSLTSPMYKRQVAMEQANNSSFVPFVPFPPGYFAKKDTQQADNADSSSVSRVETSSISSSKTYSETADVEKTHQKSDDPGYKFTDMNTVQRTDDRFTSSRFASSNFSGDQGFPHIGNIGETSLASDASSTDSSGSRNSVKDDVSPSETGGVGSPQLPGNQNIRSGWSGKSLEGSAVKEPDPLDMSEEAKAERWFRRVAQIKDISELSQIPDEDFPSIMPMRKGVNRFVVSKRKTPLERRLTSTQYRRNLPVVSSDPIKRESDNSEK